From the Clostridium putrefaciens genome, one window contains:
- the opp4C gene encoding oligopeptide ABC transporter permease, which yields MIKNRGLNRFKKNKLAMIGTVLILMLVIFSIVAPLIISKDINKVDLMNISMSPSKDHILGTDEMGRDVFSRLVYGGRVSLTVGMLGMLIQILIGTTLGIIAGFYGGVVDSIIMRIVDVFMCFPFFVIAIAMAAIIGPNIWNVIIIIGVLSWTGIARIVRAEILKLKKSEYIEAAHALGIKNIRILLKHLLPNIIPSVIVASTLSIASGILTEASLSFLGMGVKPPQPSWGNMLAAAQNMRTLQSEWWLWIPPGLCVFSTVMSINFMGDGMRDFLDPNVS from the coding sequence ATGATTAAAAACAGAGGTTTAAATAGATTTAAAAAAAATAAATTAGCTATGATTGGAACTGTACTGATATTAATGTTGGTAATCTTTTCTATTGTTGCACCACTTATAATATCAAAGGATATAAATAAAGTGGATTTGATGAATATTTCTATGTCACCATCAAAAGATCATATTTTAGGTACAGATGAAATGGGAAGAGATGTATTTTCAAGGCTTGTATACGGCGGAAGAGTATCTTTAACAGTTGGAATGTTAGGTATGTTAATTCAAATACTTATAGGAACAACCTTAGGTATTATAGCAGGATTTTATGGTGGAGTTGTGGATAGTATAATAATGCGTATAGTTGATGTATTTATGTGCTTTCCGTTTTTTGTTATTGCAATAGCTATGGCAGCAATTATAGGTCCAAATATATGGAATGTAATTATAATAATAGGAGTATTATCTTGGACAGGCATAGCCAGGATAGTAAGGGCAGAAATATTAAAACTAAAAAAATCTGAATACATTGAAGCGGCTCATGCTTTAGGAATTAAAAACATAAGAATATTATTAAAACATCTTTTGCCTAATATTATTCCATCTGTAATTGTGGCGTCTACATTATCCATAGCTAGCGGTATATTAACAGAAGCATCCCTAAGCTTTTTAGGTATGGGAGTAAAGCCACCACAGCCAAGCTGGGGAAATATGCTAGCGGCAGCTCAAAATATGAGAACACTTCAAAGTGAATGGTGGCTTTGGATACCCCCAGGATTGTGTGTATTTTCAACTGTTATGTCAATAAACTTTATGGGAGATGGAATGAGAGATTTCTTAGATCCAAATGTAAGTTAA
- a CDS encoding leucine-rich repeat domain-containing protein, whose product MKRLLSLVMSIIIMVPLMAGCGTKNKKAEVIEKDNKEQVEKKKEEDKKEESKKETDSNLTDSNLDTTNNIAVVPSLGDTYGQSLINKNYSDGTKTYKKGNTKVRAKVNAIAKNSALPEILPTDVNTYIGKKEDSKLNNSSETKLEVKSETKIETKPEVKTDTKIETDPEVKSESEQKINPETKPEIKPEVQPEKEDKIVSIPDKKLKQVINYTLGKDRKVDQEITKEDMESITEINGDKAISYLPREEWIEYMSHDRGIRSIEGLQYAINLERLDLSENGIKDLTPLTNLKNLTYIELDRNMLGDLTPLSSLTNLIHLNIYNNDQIDDMTAISNLKNLEWLDLHWCNRGKRKVNVQPLGNITTLKMVNLESNLVEDISFAKRLTNVQVIGVGANHIVDMTPLSDMINRIYKDGEYVDEEETYVGMLVQELKEPINIKKDYKKFIYEIPDPVKGLDEYIRSNGITPAVEFLSGEENENIGINYNEDTKNIEVIVKGNLEEKQRNINTKIILGYEKYSLTIKLNITQEAANNKKDISDEAADQAREAVNKAVNVKDIDEYNLGEARNLLKLAQEAVEFAKKIDSKFDANNVESKKLEEFNSRIKEKEMNIAEKKKLETIKAVDEAFALKDGLNKGNLQKAEGMLSLVRYKLRVVKELDKEFDKDFNLANKLTELENAIKDCKKVNL is encoded by the coding sequence ATGAAAAGATTATTATCATTAGTTATGTCCATTATAATTATGGTTCCACTAATGGCTGGGTGTGGTACTAAAAATAAAAAGGCTGAGGTCATTGAAAAAGATAATAAAGAACAAGTAGAAAAAAAGAAGGAGGAAGATAAAAAGGAAGAAAGTAAGAAGGAAACTGATTCGAATTTAACTGATTCAAATTTGGATACTACTAACAATATAGCAGTAGTACCTAGTCTAGGAGATACATATGGCCAATCTCTAATAAATAAAAATTATTCTGATGGCACAAAAACATATAAAAAAGGCAATACTAAAGTAAGAGCAAAAGTGAATGCAATTGCTAAAAATAGTGCCTTACCAGAAATCTTACCTACGGATGTAAATACATACATAGGTAAAAAGGAAGATTCTAAGTTAAATAATAGCTCAGAAACTAAATTAGAGGTTAAGTCGGAGACTAAAATAGAAACTAAACCAGAGGTTAAGACAGATACTAAAATAGAAACTGATCCAGAAGTTAAGTCAGAATCTGAACAAAAGATTAACCCAGAGACTAAACCAGAAATTAAGCCTGAAGTTCAACCAGAAAAAGAAGATAAAATAGTGAGTATACCAGATAAAAAGTTAAAGCAAGTTATAAACTACACTTTAGGAAAAGATAGAAAAGTTGATCAAGAAATTACTAAAGAAGATATGGAATCAATTACAGAAATTAACGGTGATAAAGCAATAAGTTATCTGCCAAGAGAAGAATGGATAGAATACATGTCACACGATAGAGGAATTAGAAGCATAGAGGGATTACAATATGCTATAAATCTTGAGAGATTAGATCTAAGTGAAAATGGAATAAAAGATTTAACTCCATTAACAAACTTAAAAAACCTTACATATATAGAACTAGACAGGAATATGCTAGGGGATTTAACCCCATTATCTAGTTTAACGAATTTAATACACTTAAATATATATAATAACGATCAAATAGATGATATGACAGCTATATCTAATCTTAAAAATTTAGAATGGTTAGATTTACATTGGTGCAATCGTGGTAAAAGAAAGGTTAATGTTCAGCCACTTGGAAATATTACAACTTTAAAAATGGTGAACCTTGAAAGTAATTTAGTTGAAGATATAAGTTTTGCAAAAAGATTAACTAATGTACAAGTAATTGGTGTTGGAGCAAACCACATAGTAGACATGACGCCACTTTCAGATATGATTAATAGAATTTATAAAGATGGTGAATATGTAGATGAAGAGGAAACTTATGTTGGTATGCTAGTACAAGAGCTTAAAGAGCCTATTAATATAAAGAAGGATTATAAAAAGTTTATTTATGAAATACCTGATCCAGTAAAAGGGTTAGATGAGTATATAAGAAGCAATGGAATTACACCAGCAGTAGAATTTCTAAGTGGAGAAGAAAATGAGAATATAGGGATAAACTATAACGAGGACACAAAAAACATAGAAGTAATAGTTAAGGGAAATCTAGAAGAAAAACAAAGAAATATAAATACTAAAATTATTCTAGGATATGAAAAGTATAGCTTAACTATTAAATTAAATATTACTCAAGAAGCGGCAAATAACAAAAAGGATATAAGTGACGAGGCAGCAGATCAGGCAAGAGAGGCTGTAAATAAAGCAGTTAATGTAAAGGATATAGATGAATATAACTTAGGTGAAGCAAGGAATTTATTAAAACTTGCACAGGAGGCTGTAGAATTTGCAAAAAAAATAGATTCTAAATTTGATGCTAATAATGTAGAGTCAAAAAAGTTAGAGGAATTTAATTCTAGAATAAAAGAAAAAGAAATGAATATAGCAGAAAAAAAGAAATTAGAAACAATAAAAGCTGTAGATGAAGCATTTGCATTAAAAGATGGATTAAATAAAGGTAATTTGCAAAAAGCAGAAGGTATGCTCAGTTTGGTAAGATATAAATTACGAGTAGTAAAGGAATTAGACAAAGAATTTGATAAAGATTTTAATCTAGCAAATAAACTAACTGAACTTGAGAATGCCATAAAAGATTGTAAGAAAGTAAACCTATAG
- a CDS encoding ABC transporter permease, producing MKKYIYKRLTTTLIVLFGVSIVVFAMVHMQPGNPYIQMINPNIPAEQTEIMLKKLGFYDPLPIKYIKWVRRAVVGDFGYSIQFKEPVLSVINSRIWNTLLLSIVSSIISTAIAIPVGVISATKRNSTFDYLATIISFIGISIPSFFFGLLLIKMLSFDTTIFPISGMRTAGESYTGIKAFVDVAKHMVLPSLVLSFMNIAALMKYTRSSMIEVINTDYMRTAKAKGLKNRTVIWKHGFKNALITIITVLCMQIPYLFSGALLTETIFIWPGIGRLNYDAVLNRDYPLIMGILMIVAIIILLSNLVADVLYSIVDPRITYEE from the coding sequence TTGAAAAAGTATATATATAAAAGACTTACAACTACTTTAATAGTTTTATTTGGAGTATCTATAGTAGTTTTTGCCATGGTTCATATGCAACCTGGAAATCCTTATATTCAAATGATAAATCCAAATATACCGGCAGAACAAACTGAAATCATGTTAAAAAAATTAGGCTTTTATGACCCATTACCTATTAAATATATAAAGTGGGTACGTAGGGCTGTGGTAGGAGACTTTGGATATTCCATACAATTTAAGGAGCCTGTTCTTTCAGTTATAAATAGCAGGATATGGAACACCCTTTTGTTATCCATAGTTTCCTCTATAATAAGCACAGCTATAGCAATACCAGTAGGGGTTATTTCTGCAACTAAAAGAAATAGCACTTTTGACTATTTAGCAACAATAATATCTTTCATAGGCATTTCTATACCCTCATTCTTTTTTGGACTATTATTAATTAAGATGTTATCTTTTGATACTACAATATTTCCAATATCGGGAATGAGAACAGCAGGTGAAAGCTATACTGGAATAAAAGCCTTTGTAGATGTTGCAAAACACATGGTGTTACCATCTTTAGTTTTGTCATTTATGAATATAGCAGCTCTCATGAAATATACTAGGTCATCTATGATTGAAGTTATAAACACAGATTATATGAGGACAGCTAAAGCAAAAGGCTTAAAAAATAGGACTGTTATTTGGAAACATGGGTTTAAAAATGCTTTAATAACGATAATAACAGTACTCTGTATGCAAATTCCATACTTATTTTCCGGAGCATTATTAACAGAAACTATATTTATATGGCCAGGAATAGGTAGGCTAAATTATGATGCAGTTTTAAATCGAGATTATCCACTTATTATGGGGATTTTAATGATAGTAGCTATAATTATATTATTATCTAATCTAGTAGCGGATGTGCTTTATTCCATAGTAGACCCTAGGATCACATATGAAGAATAG
- a CDS encoding helix-turn-helix domain-containing protein yields the protein MGYTNIDNNIMNYNISGGAFKLYFLLQSMCYDKKVQCFPSQDYLAKKLNKSVRTIQRYLEELIKENLIEKKRRGSISNIYTMVLKMVSQKSKTMVDSVKEIKKRCEKKNQDNIHELNRNTKESYSYKNKKYTSNSYKKKESNWDLEGRNYDFKNLENMFLGHDEYDVNKLYK from the coding sequence ATGGGATATACTAATATAGATAATAATATAATGAATTATAACATATCTGGAGGAGCGTTTAAGCTATACTTTTTGTTGCAAAGTATGTGCTATGATAAAAAGGTACAGTGTTTCCCATCTCAAGATTATTTAGCTAAAAAGCTTAATAAGTCTGTTAGAACTATCCAAAGATACTTAGAAGAACTGATAAAAGAAAATCTTATAGAAAAGAAAAGAAGAGGAAGTATATCTAATATCTACACTATGGTTTTAAAAATGGTGTCTCAAAAATCTAAGACTATGGTAGACTCTGTAAAAGAAATTAAAAAGAGATGTGAAAAGAAAAACCAAGATAACATACATGAATTAAATAGGAATACTAAAGAATCTTATAGTTATAAAAACAAGAAATATACTTCGAATTCTTATAAGAAGAAAGAAAGTAACTGGGATTTAGAAGGCAGAAACTATGATTTTAAAAACTTAGAAAATATGTTTCTAGGACATGATGAATATGATGTAAATAAACTATATAAATAG
- a CDS encoding ABC transporter substrate-binding protein, with translation MKNKKIGCLIFSTIISMSLVFTGCSNNDKTGKLTSEPKVKEKIVYALNTAPTGVFNPLIANTTYDDAVNDLVYSSFLAYDKDYNLKDDMAESHEISSDNLVYKFKLKKGIKWHDGKDLTMDDIEFTFKTLANKNYEGSSKDVVEKVKGVKEYSEGKADSIEGIKVNGDTIEFHFEKPYSVALGKIGTTPIIPKHIWAEVPVEKWTESSDILGSPVGSGPYKFIKFEKGQSVEFERNDEFYGDKAKTKRFVFKVTNPETVQGELQNGTIDVADVSTLKKKDREDLSQKKFELVNYPKNAILYMGINLRQDRFQDVKVRQALMHGINRKDDLEKRSEGNGVLVNVPMLPSSWAYPKDAGLNEYNYDVEKSKTLLKEAGWEDKDKDGILENSKDEKFKVKLHCPSGNKDQEQRALLIQSNLKDVGIDVEILTMEFSTLMQQVVGDHEFDLYLMANMLPIDPDAKPYWHSTAASDKKNTFGWNISSYKNLEADKLMEQGIEVSDMNKRKEIYKDYAKIMNNDVPWVYFFSPNIVKATNPKLKNFTPNTNLDFIDVENWYIEE, from the coding sequence ATGAAAAATAAAAAAATAGGATGTCTAATTTTTTCGACTATTATTTCTATGTCTTTAGTTTTTACAGGCTGTAGTAATAATGATAAAACAGGCAAGCTGACTTCTGAACCTAAGGTTAAAGAAAAAATAGTATATGCATTAAATACTGCTCCAACTGGTGTATTTAATCCGTTGATAGCAAATACTACATATGATGATGCTGTAAATGATTTAGTTTACTCTAGTTTTTTAGCTTATGATAAAGATTATAATTTAAAAGATGATATGGCAGAAAGTCATGAGATATCTAGTGATAATTTAGTATATAAATTTAAACTTAAAAAAGGTATTAAGTGGCATGATGGAAAAGATTTGACTATGGATGATATAGAATTTACTTTTAAGACTTTAGCAAACAAAAATTATGAAGGTTCTAGCAAAGATGTAGTTGAAAAAGTAAAGGGAGTTAAAGAGTATAGTGAAGGCAAAGCAGATTCTATAGAAGGTATAAAGGTTAATGGTGATACTATAGAGTTTCATTTTGAAAAGCCTTATTCCGTAGCCCTAGGAAAGATAGGGACAACTCCAATTATACCTAAGCATATATGGGCAGAAGTACCTGTTGAAAAATGGACTGAAAGTAGTGATATCTTAGGGAGTCCAGTAGGTAGTGGTCCGTATAAATTTATTAAATTCGAAAAGGGACAAAGCGTAGAATTTGAAAGAAATGATGAATTTTATGGGGACAAGGCTAAAACAAAAAGGTTTGTATTTAAAGTTACAAATCCTGAAACCGTGCAAGGAGAGCTTCAAAATGGAACTATAGATGTTGCAGATGTTTCAACTTTGAAGAAGAAGGATAGGGAAGACTTAAGTCAAAAGAAATTTGAATTAGTTAACTATCCTAAAAATGCCATACTTTATATGGGAATAAATTTAAGACAAGATAGATTTCAAGATGTTAAGGTTAGACAAGCGCTTATGCATGGAATAAATCGTAAAGATGACTTAGAAAAACGTTCAGAAGGTAATGGAGTTCTTGTTAATGTTCCTATGCTGCCATCTTCATGGGCTTATCCAAAAGATGCTGGGCTTAATGAATATAATTATGATGTAGAAAAATCTAAAACTCTTTTAAAAGAAGCTGGATGGGAAGATAAAGATAAGGATGGAATATTAGAAAATAGTAAAGATGAGAAGTTTAAAGTCAAACTACATTGTCCAAGTGGTAATAAGGACCAAGAACAAAGAGCGTTACTTATACAATCAAACCTAAAAGATGTAGGTATTGATGTAGAAATACTTACAATGGAATTTAGTACTCTTATGCAACAAGTAGTTGGGGACCATGAATTTGATTTATATCTAATGGCTAATATGCTTCCTATAGATCCAGATGCAAAACCATATTGGCATTCTACTGCTGCTTCAGATAAAAAGAATACTTTTGGGTGGAATATATCAAGCTACAAAAATCTAGAGGCAGATAAGTTAATGGAACAAGGTATTGAGGTTTCAGATATGAATAAGAGAAAAGAAATATATAAAGATTATGCTAAAATAATGAATAATGACGTACCATGGGTGTATTTCTTCTCACCAAACATAGTTAAAGCTACAAATCCTAAACTTAAAAACTTTACTCCAAATACAAATTTAGATTTTATAGATGTTGAAAATTGGTACATTGAAGAATAA
- a CDS encoding OsmC family protein — translation MTVEVFKSTTKLTDGLKIECSARNHKIIMDEPKSLGGSDTGMNPVEALLCSLGACQCIVAKCFAKLKKIDLQEFWIELEGNLDPDGFQGKNKDVKIGFQAIKSNIHIKSTSSREDIEKFVQFIEETCPVCDSLKNAPRISSEIIIEK, via the coding sequence ATGACAGTAGAAGTTTTTAAAAGTACCACTAAATTAACAGATGGACTTAAAATTGAATGTTCAGCTAGAAACCACAAAATAATAATGGATGAGCCTAAATCCTTAGGTGGATCAGATACTGGTATGAATCCTGTAGAAGCATTATTATGTTCTCTTGGAGCTTGCCAATGCATAGTTGCTAAATGTTTTGCTAAACTTAAAAAAATAGATCTTCAAGAATTTTGGATAGAACTTGAAGGAAACTTAGATCCTGATGGATTTCAAGGAAAGAATAAAGATGTTAAAATTGGTTTTCAAGCAATAAAAAGTAATATACATATAAAATCAACTTCTTCAAGAGAAGACATCGAAAAATTTGTTCAGTTTATTGAAGAGACATGCCCCGTATGTGATAGCTTAAAAAATGCACCAAGAATATCTTCAGAAATAATAATAGAAAAATAA
- a CDS encoding D-isomer specific 2-hydroxyacid dehydrogenase family protein has translation MFNKLVAIEPVSLIEEAEKSLYKYANEVIFYNDIPENDEEIIRRIGDADGVLVSYTTSINKNVIESCNNIKYIGMCCSLYSEESASVDIATAREKGITVLGIRDYGDEGILEYVVSELIRLLHGFGGDSWKDMPIELTDLKVGVIGLGTSGKLVANGLNYFGSDLYYFSRTRKLECESQGIKYLPLNELLETVDVVCTCLNKNVVLLGDEEFKSLGNHKILFNTGLSPSYEVEALKKWLDNGDNHYFCDTEMALGDRDGSLISHKNVHCMKQSVGRTKQAFDRLSKKVIENIETFLNNEDNL, from the coding sequence ATGTTTAATAAATTAGTTGCTATTGAACCTGTTAGTCTAATTGAAGAAGCAGAAAAATCACTTTATAAATATGCCAATGAGGTTATTTTTTACAATGATATTCCTGAAAATGATGAGGAAATAATACGACGTATTGGAGATGCAGACGGTGTACTTGTTAGTTATACTACTTCCATAAATAAAAACGTAATTGAAAGCTGTAATAATATCAAGTATATAGGTATGTGTTGTAGCCTATACTCTGAAGAAAGCGCAAGTGTAGATATTGCTACTGCAAGGGAAAAGGGAATTACAGTATTAGGTATACGCGATTATGGAGATGAGGGGATTTTAGAATACGTGGTAAGCGAACTTATACGTTTATTACATGGATTCGGTGGAGACTCATGGAAGGATATGCCTATAGAGTTAACTGACTTGAAGGTTGGAGTTATTGGACTTGGAACCTCTGGAAAGTTAGTTGCAAATGGTCTTAATTATTTTGGATCTGATCTTTATTATTTCAGTAGAACACGTAAATTAGAATGTGAATCACAAGGAATAAAATATCTTCCACTTAATGAATTGCTTGAAACAGTTGATGTTGTTTGCACTTGTCTTAATAAAAATGTTGTTTTATTAGGTGATGAGGAGTTTAAGTCATTAGGTAACCACAAGATACTATTTAACACTGGCTTAAGTCCTTCTTATGAGGTTGAAGCATTAAAGAAATGGTTGGACAATGGTGATAATCATTATTTCTGTGATACGGAAATGGCACTAGGTGATAGGGATGGTTCACTTATAAGTCATAAAAATGTACATTGTATGAAACAGTCAGTAGGAAGAACTAAGCAGGCATTTGATCGTCTTAGTAAAAAGGTTATAGAAAACATTGAAACATTTTTAAATAATGAAGATAATCTTTAG